The following proteins are encoded in a genomic region of Hirundo rustica isolate bHirRus1 chromosome 3, bHirRus1.pri.v3, whole genome shotgun sequence:
- the LOC120750239 gene encoding spectrin beta chain, non-erythrocytic 2-like isoform X2: MSGSTARKVQPFTINTRLSLPKCAADFPGDACPGIALASALDSHRGLRRSINERISLYLAHARAGPAAPAGRPRSPGEDGGTDEDRLNRSSLARSIKKITLSNWYGDAGTGEAGGHGDPARAGGERNHNNNNSRTGKAQFKVFLRKDVDAEDKLQEPGSVQASVFCSPVDRCSPFYALAGSPVSSPQKESPKGKESAAAPRCIGGSGVGAASLLDPSPLIAQFNREMLQAESWVRGKLRDLKDGCDLQDWEEVAQTLQRDMKDFENTLIKLNQMGEQLMWRASPSAEAVRRQLLALQDQWQLLKQTAASQSKALGGLRSLQDFNRKAERLEAWIKHKEEKPSLAALLQESPDKIQLTRRILDLKQEEQQFQSLHKELNSLAQKLEKQSKSESRNISARRKHLNKTWLRLQGTLKEHHEALQLALEVASFLQQAEILLGAIHAKQSSICSTGKPGEGEPCQDRDVRDIASQVMMLDVAVSQLLNLQPSLAARVTSKHRDVKESWAQLQQALRTGKAPGKAPTQASSSPGGKTAAPNVEARREDSGHGAVGKEAAAKWTRGLGSMVPKDVLEKMAEQKKGEESNLGCPAVGQRPHGGDNKRRREAEAERGMQQLETQMRDVCQTLSPHNESVAVGVPPYPAVSLEAARVQQEPLAPSTRALLLEGPARGRPPGSPQVEAMLRELGELWEDLQRKHQENGVVLQEIDKALKLVGELDQAERWLQAVAGSLLEPAAMRSPAELRQDLEEMSRLEKQLLLCGLKLQALREEAAGESPTEHEGARKMQRKVEMVEEKLAHVQAALRHRAADLRDSLVLSEFLQDLQEEEARSQQGSAAPGSGHCGSQGCFPLLSAQAEMSPSSEDMSRPLGELQEAVEMLNDAAKERERVMEVAAEMESLERLVAKVSPQLEALQCRAKALSQDIALAENSFTTVKSEKDLQGLQSLLSCQQEMEHAVSQTLQGQLEELERAAARLQELCPARQCPVSRELQETLRAWAGLRELLQESRLRVQQASQLRSFFKDYLAMISWTEDTRAQIFSESPSSSSLPETPCEELERRSEEKLKEFEALAAAGQQLVSEEHYLSATIKERLEELQSMLGWVLVRWRAQRHQQDLGNRQEGRRDPESLSSTSPTGQEQHASRAPPPLESIHSPAKFVPCSLLEPVQRLEPKLPKKTAISPPSSPLSDAPSGAERSWGEPSSKTPSDAEPPKEAAPWDPAETSTLLLPPRGACGLEGTVNLILSIGKKGEKKKAQLQASSERPGEEALPALPATKHTGCKTLWKRCQGLLGNTWGSLKRKRKPPRQLVEEVQAEARKTCTARRPPAVVRRPPAGSGGMPAVSHTLPKAGAGCLFNSLQRREQARAEQAQLLTLQGIMGDGSLRPAPQECHGPSNTWPQKCGWRKGAPRAAAAGPQLGELLLYVRNPLVQDIDAECGAAPQNPCPPNPKITCPRVSLGSVLSLELPRDAVVLGCRRGAAARQQETEEQEQRQDQAVRPWKPAGAHGVAWQEDGHRPQEPSRRLGMSPKSEQGTWFEEVSFNRSYSQQRAHCAGKEHWNLQRPSSTSRDLPDSRPSRPSHVGMGDELTPHFGQDDSPTASSGARHHRAAWLELGSSPSSVPGRAGAVPSPACAQQPASSSQPRGSPASPAAPTQLSVFEWALGSPQPQSPAPGTKEVCHPAHRQFEEEEEELQAIWDGAQERWAQSPPGGSCASRRTGSRAGSLPSPSATAGGPLILSSANNVLVAKFTLPTTAQLLHSPSGERSPGSDSPRGLRVSPHVEELVSAAPVDASSAWDQRRHGQEERESSKVLPGKTEFQMMEGTLERKHVLQAGGRKASCRAWGLFHAVLMRQTLCFYQDRRDSLKSSVVALPLNLSGAVCTPDAEYTKKTNCFRLQLQDGSEYLLRAPTQALMNEWVSKLQQNSGFPKVDYFQAAAQHVEGTGGTGSFSKVSSPGTSHLQGHHQVTATKSQEIVVLPCASTLLQRPLGSQDGPVGGTVAAAENAQGTGHKEQQWSPRASPGLWDNICPEDDYGLVANKRRSYSFTSATYQKITPVAVPREPVEAGSSYSVTLYIGEQVSAVPRARCHSFVARTGSPKDTPGEKTTSPPRTKNKSVFKKFFGKKE, encoded by the exons ATGTCGGGCAGCACGGCGAGGAAGGTGCAGCCCTTCACCATCAACACCAGGCTCTCGCTGCCCAAGTGTGCCGCGGACTTCCCCGGAGACGCCTGTCCCGGCATCGCCCTCGCCTCCGCGCTGGACAGCCACCGCGGCCTCCGCCGCAGCATCAACGAGCGCATCTCCCTCTACCTGGCCCAcgcccgggccggccccgcagcccccgcgggGCGGCCGCGCAGTCCCGGCGAGGACGGGGGCACCGACGAGGACCGCCTGAACCGCAGCTCCCTAGCCCGCTCCATTAAGAAGATCACGCTGTCCAACTGGTACGGGGACGCTGGCACGGGAGAggcggggggacacggggacccTGCCCGCGCCGGCGGCGAGAGgaaccacaacaacaacaacagcaggaCAGGGAAAGCTCAGTTCAAG GTCTTCCTCAGGAAGGATGTGGATGCGGAGGACAAGCTGCAGGagcctggaagtgttcaggccAGTGTCTTCTGCTCTCCGGTGGACAGATGTTCTCCCTTCTACGCG CTGGCAGGATCCCCGGTGTCGTCACCCCAGAAAGAGAGCCCTAAGGGCAAGGAGTCTGCTGCAGCGCCGAGATGCATTGGGGGAAGCGGTGTGGGAGCAGCCTCCCTCCTTGACCCGAGTCCTCTGATAGCCCAGTTCAACCGGGAGATGCTGCAG GCAGAGAGCTGGGTGCGAGGCAAGCTGCGGGACCTGAAGGACGGCTGTGACCTCCAGgactgggaggaggtggctcagaCCTTGCAGCGGGACATGAAGGATTTTGAGAACACGCTGATAAAGCTCAATCAG ATGGGCGAGCAGCTGATGTGGAGGGCGAGCCCCAGCGCTGAGGCCGTGCggaggcagctgctggccctgcaggaCCAGTGGCAGCTCCTGAAGCAGACGGCTGCCAGCCAGAGCAAAGCCCTGGGAGGGCTGCGGAGTCTGCAGGACTTTAACAGGAAAGCCGAGCGGCTGGAGGCGTGGATCAAGCACAAG GAGGAGAAGCCCTCTCTGGCGGCCCTCCTGCAGGAAAGCCCGGACAAGATCCAGCTCACCCGCCGCATCCTTGACTTGAAGCAG GAGGAACAGCAGTTCCAGAGTCTGCACAAGGAGCTGAACAGCCTGGCCCAGAAGCtggagaaacaaagcaaaagtgAGAGCAGAAACATCTCAGCCCGGCGCAAGCACCTCAATAAAAC GTGGCTGCGGCTGCAGGGGACCCTGAAGGAGCACCATGAGGCTCTGCAGCTGGCCCTGGAGGTGGCCTCCTTCCTCCAGCAAGCAGAAATCCTGCTCGGGGCCATCCATGCAAAG CAGAGCAGCATCTGCAGTACAGGGAAGCCAGGGGAGGGCGAGCCATGCCAGGATCGGGATGTCAGGGACATAGCCAGCCAGGTGATG ATGCTGGATGTGGCAGTGTCCCAGCTCCTAAACttgcagcccagcctggcagcccgAGTCACCTCAAAGCACCGAGATGTGAAggagagctgggctcagctgcagcaggcgCTGAG AACAGGGAAGGCTCCTGGGAAGGCTCCGACACAGGCAAGCAGTTCCCCAGGGGGCAAAACTGCAGCTCCAAATGTTGAGGCTCGAAGAGAAGATAGCGGTCATGGGGCTGTGGGTaaggaagcagcagccaaaTGGACAAGAGGACTCGGCAGCATG GTACCAAAAGATGTGCTGGAGAAGAtggcagagcagaagaaaggagaggagagcaaCCTTGGCTGCCCAGCAGTGGGACAGCGCCCTCATGGAGGGGACAATAAAAG gagaagagaggcagaggctgagcgggggatgcagcagctggagaccCAAATGCGGGATGTCTGCCAG ACTCTGTCCCCACACAATGAGAGTGTGGCTGTGGGAGTCCCCCCGTATCCAGCGGTGAGCCTGGAGGCAGCACGGGTGCAGCAAGAGCCCCTGGCCCCCagcaccagggctctgctcctg GAGGGGCCAGCACGAGGGAGGCCTCCTGGGAGCCCTCAGGTGGAGGCCATGCTGCGGGAACTGGGGGAGTTGTGGGAGGACCTGCAGAGGAAGCACCAGGAGAATGGTGTAGTGCTGCAAGAAATCGATAAG GCACTGAAGCTGGTGGGGGAGCTGGACCAGGCTGAGCGATGGCTGCAAGCCGTGGCTGGGTCGCTCCTGGAACCAGCTGCCATGAGAAGCCCGGCAGAGCTGCGCCAGGACCTGGAAGAAATGAGCCGACTGgagaagcagctcctgctctgtggtCTCAAGCTGCAGGCGCTGCGGGAAGAAGCAGCAGGCGAGTCGCCCACTGAGCACGAGGGGGCaaggaaaatgcagaggaaagTGGAGATGGTGGAAGAGAA GTTGGCACACGTGCAGGCAGCCCTGCGGCACCGGGCAGCAGATCTGCGGGACTCCCTGGTGCTGTCTGAGTTCCTGCAGGACCTGCAAGAGGAGGAGGCACGGAGCCAGCAGGGATCTGCAGCG ccaGGGAGTGGGCATTGCGGCTCGCAGGGGTGCTTTCCCCTGCTCTCAGCACAGGCTGAGATGTCTCCAAGCAGTGAGGATATGAGCCGCCCcttgggagagctgcaggaggccGTGGAGATGCTGAATGATGCGGCGAAGGAGCGGGAGCGGGTCATGGAGGTGGCAGCGGAGATGGAGAGCCTGGAGCGTCTG GTGGCAAAGGTATCCCCACAGCTGGAGGCCCTTCAGTGCAGAGCCAAGGCACTGTCTCAAGACATTGCCCTAGCAGAGAACAGCTTCACTACAGTGAAGAGTGAGAAGGACCTGCAAGGGCTGCAGAGCTtgctcagctgccagcaggagatGGAG CATGCAGTGTCACAGACCCTGCaagggcagctggaggagctggagagggcagCTGCCCGCTTGCAAGAGCTGTGTCCCGCTCGGCAATGCCCCGTCAGCCGGGAGCTGCAGGAGACTCTGCgggcctgggcagggctgcgagagctgctgcaggagagccgGCTCCGCGTGCAGCAGGCCAGCCAGCTCCGGAGCTTCTTCAAGGATTATTTAGCCATGAT CTCCTGGACGGAGGACACACGGGCTCAGATCTTCTCTGAAAGCCCAAGCAGCTCCAGTCTCCCAGAGACTCCATGTGAGGAACTGGAGAGGAGAAGCGAAGAGAAACTCAAGGAGTTTGAGGCACTAGcggcagcagggcagcagctggtgTCAGAGGAGCACTACCTGAGTGCAACA ATAAAGGAGCGCTtggaagagctgcagagcaTGCTGGGCTGGGTGCTGGTGCGCTGGAGAGCACAGAGGCATCAGCAGGATCTGGGGAACAgacaggagggcaggagggacccGGAGAGCCTCTCAAGTACATCCCCCACTGGTCAA gagcagcatgCCTCACGTGCTCCACCCCCCCTGGAAAGCATCCACAGCCCAGCGAAGTTcgtgccctgctccctccttgAGCCTGTGCAAAGATTAGAGCCAAAGCTTCCCAAGAAAACAGCCATCTCTCCGCCCTCATCACCCCTCTCAGATGCCCCCTCAGGAGCGGAGCGGAGCTGGGGGGAGCCCAGCAGCAAAACACCCTCTGATGCAGAACCCCCCAAGGAGGCTGCCCCCTGGGATCCTGCTGAGACCTccacgctgctgctgcccccGCGGGGCGCCTGTGGCCTCGAGGGGACGGTCAACCTCATCCTCAGCATTGGcaagaagggagagaagaagaaggCGCAGCTGCAGGCCAGCAGCGAGCGGCCGGGCGAGGAGGCACTGCCAGCG CTACCTGCCACTAAACACACAGGCTGTAAAACCTTATGGAAGCGTTGCCAGGGGCTTTTAGGAAACACTTGGGGTAGCTTAAAGCGAAAAAGAAAGCCACCTCGCCAGCTGGTGGAAGAG GTGCAGGCGGAGGCCAGAAAAACCTGCACCGCAAGGCGGCCGCCCGCTGTTGTCCGCCGCCCTCCAGCAGGCAGCGGTGGGATGCCGGCCGTCTCCCACACCCTGCCCAAGGCCGGGGCTGGCTGTCTCTTCAACAGCCTGCAGCGGCGGGAGCAGGCCCGGGCAGAGCAGGCCCAGCTGCTGACTCTCCAGGGCATCATGGGCGATGGCTCCCTGCGGCCCGCGCCCCAGGAATGCCATGGCCCCAGCAACACGTGGCCTCAGAAGTGCGGCTGGAGGAAGGGGGCGCCGAGGGCAGCTGCTGCCGGACCTCAGCTTGGGGAGCTGCTCCTCTACGTCAGGAACCCGCTGGTGCAGGACATCGATGCCGAGTGCGGGGCGGCCCCTCAGAACCCCTGCCCCCCTAACCCAAAAATCACATGCCCCCGTGtttccctgggctctgtgctcagcctggagctgccacGGGATGCGGTGGTCCTGGGGTGCCGCCGAGGGGCTGCAGCACGGCAGCAGGAGacggaggagcaggagcagaggcaggatcAAGCGGTGAGGCCTTGGAAGCCCGCAGGCGCACATGGAGTTGCATGGCAGGAAGATGGGCACCGTCCCCAGGAGCCCAGCAGGAGGCTGGGGATGTCACCCAAGAGTGAGCAAGGAACGTGGTTCGAGGAGGTGAGCTTCAACCGCAGCTACAGCCAGCAAAGGGCACactgtgctgggaaggagcacTGGAACCTGCAGcgccccagcagcaccagcagagacCTTCCGGACTCGAGGCCGAGCCGGCCATCCCATGTGGGTATGGGGGATGAGCTGACCCCCCACTTTGGCCAGGATGACAGCCCCACTGCCTCCAGCGGGGCCAGGCATCACAGAGCCGCTTGGCTAGAGCTCGGATCATCCCCTTCCAGCgtcccaggcagggctggagccgtccccagccctgcctgtgcacagcagccagccagcagcagccagcccagaggGTCCCCAGCTTCCCCTGCCGCCCCCACCCAGCTCTCTGTCTTTGAGTGGGCACTAGGGTCtccacagccccagagccctgcaCCAGGCACTAAGGAAGTTTGCCACCCTGCTCACAGGCAGtttgaggaagaggaggaggagctgcaggccatctgggatggggcacaggaGCGATGGGCACAGAGCCCACCgggaggcagctgtgccagccgcaggacaggcagcagagcaggcagcttgCCCAGCCCCAGCGCTACTGCTGGCGGGCCCCTCATCCTCTCATCAGCCAACAACGTGCTAGTGGCCAAATTCACCCTTCCTAccactgcccagctgctgcacagcccatcaggagagaggagccctggcagtgacagccccCGTGGGCTCAGGGTTTCCCCCCACGTGGAGGAGCTGGTGTCTGCAGCCCCCGTGGATGCCTCCAGCGCCTGGGATCAGCGGAGGCACGggcaagaggagagagagagcagcaaG GTCCTTCCTGGTAAAACAGAGTTTCAGATGATGGAGGGGACGCTGGAAAGGAAGCATGTAttgcaggcaggagggagaaaG GCCAGCTGCCGGGCCTGGGGCCTCTTCCACGCCGTGCTGATGAGGCAGACGCTGTGCTTCTACCAGGACCGCAGGGACAGCCTCAAG agctctgtggtGGCCCTTCCTCTGAACCTCTCTGGGGCAGTCTGCACCCCAGATGCCGAGTACACCAAGAAGACAAACTGCTTCAGGCTTCA gctgcaggaTGGCTCTGAATACCTCCTGAGGGCCCCCACCCAGGCGCTCATGAACGAATGGGTCTCCAAGCTGCAGCAAAACTCAG GTTTCCCTAAAGTGGATTacttccaggcagcagcacagcatgTCGAGGGCACTGGTGGTACTGGCAG TTTCAGCAAGgtctccagccctgggacctCCCACCTCCAGGGACATCATCAGGTCACGGCCACCAAGAGCCAGGAGATTGTGGTGTTACCCTGCGCAAGCACGCTGCTGCAGCGGCCTCTGGGCAGCCAGGATGGCCCAGTCGGTGGcactgtggcagcagcag